TGGTTTTCTGTTTGTTCTTGTGTCTCGGTGATGTTTCCCCGCTTTAAGGCATCTTTGGTCAAGATTTCTTCGGGGTTTTCGCCCCACGCCCGTATTATTTCTTTTAGTTGCGCGATTCTGTTTAGCTGCGTTTTAGGTCTGATTGCCAGCCCTGCAGATTGGTAGATGTTTCTGAGGGTTTCTATGCCTAAGCTTTGGACGTCTTCATAGGTATCGATTGTGTGGCCCATCATGTAGTTGATGATGTCGGTGTCAATTTTTGCTGCGCTCATCTGAGTTCTGAAGAATTTTCTCAGGCTGTGGGTTCTGACGCTGTACATCCAGCTGTCTGGAAGTTTTTTGGCGATTTTTGCTTCAACGGCTAAGTTGTGGACTATTTGTCTGATGCATTTTTCGGTTACGCCTACGACTCGGTTTGCAAAGTGGCTGTTTCTAATTAGCGGTGAGTCGTCGGTGATTTCTTCTGGCGGCGTATATCGGCTACCTTGTCTTCTTTCTGCTATGTACAACTTGAGCAGTTGGCTTGCTTCAGCATTTAGGAAAGTGTCGTAGTCGTGGTATTTGCCTTTAGTGATTGCGGCTTCGACATGAACGTGGATTGGCACTCGTCCTGCTTCCAAGTCTTCTTTGACGTGTCGGTATTTGAGTTTGGCGAAGGTTCCTTCTCGGAATCCGCCTGTGGCTATGGCTGCGATGATGAAGCTTTCGCGTGTGGCAGCTTTGTCTAGCATGGTGGCGATTTCTTCAGGTTTTGGCGCTCGGTCTTTGTAGGCTGTCTTTCGGCTAAGCGGCTCGTCGAGTTCGACTTTTTTGATGCCGTTTACTCGGTAGAAGGTTTTGACGGCTTTAATGCAGTTGCAG
This genomic stretch from Candidatus Bathyarchaeota archaeon harbors:
- a CDS encoding site-specific integrase; translated protein: MTEQTTTVAPAITRNRNLTVEELKSLNLPLTFQGDLIIIDRSLSGWKLRQPIAIELQKILQAKEKGLVDYIIRSCLNERPSIIPYIFNNESLLKIARHFLRHCSGSQKSCVLYSVNVRKYATWLGHSPDAIIQDAKPVGAIPDPIKVQNHCGFLSDYLAELQDAGLKPSAVCNCIKAVKTFYRVNGIKKVELDEPLSRKTAYKDRAPKPEEIATMLDKAATRESFIIAAIATGGFREGTFAKLKYRHVKEDLEAGRVPIHVHVEAAITKGKYHDYDTFLNAEASQLLKLYIAERRQGSRYTPPEEITDDSPLIRNSHFANRVVGVTEKCIRQIVHNLAVEAKIAKKLPDSWMYSVRTHSLRKFFRTQMSAAKIDTDIINYMMGHTIDTYEDVQSLGIETLRNIYQSAGLAIRPKTQLNRIAQLKEIIRAWGENPEEILTKDALKRGNITETQEQTEN